A genomic stretch from Aedes albopictus strain Foshan chromosome 2, AalbF5, whole genome shotgun sequence includes:
- the LOC134286207 gene encoding uncharacterized protein LOC134286207 → MFGLISKNPDVYIMDVVIFGAKCSPCNAHFTKHTNAREHACQFPAAADAILKRHYVDDYFDSADSEDEAIQRAREVREVHLLGGFEIRNWVSNSPKVLTALGEENRSTKALCYDKSMESERVLGLLWEPKEDVFIFSMGLKEKLTPYLVDEVRPTKRIILQCVMSFYYPVGFLSPLLVHGKIIIQETWRSGTEWDEPVTDEIFERWISWTRVLPNIETVKVQRCFFGDESIKNISSVQLHIFCDAGYDAYGCVAYLRYQVAGDIRCSLVGSKAKVAPLKLTSTPRLELQAAVIGARLMNTLLATLPVPFQEQFLWVDSTTVLSWIRSDNRKYKPHRIAEILHTTEINNWRYVPSKQNVADDMTKWGPGTTMEPEGRWFNGPPFLHQPMDLWPEQPQIKSTVTEELRACYLFHHIAITQPIIDVTRISKWKILLRTVAVVYRFISNCRRRLAGLPIEALRTAEDTKSSMSAVLVEIQQDELAKAECLLWRMAQADAFPDEVKTLKRNRELPFDQWVCIERSSQLCKTSPFLDDDDVIPMEGRTAPAVFTAVSTRFPVILPRNHIITKKLLEDFHIRYAHGSKEIVVNEVRQGYFIPKLRTAVGKVIGNCLKCRLRKTKPMVPRMAPLPIQRMQPFERAFSYVGLDYFGPIDVTVGRRKEKRYVALFTCLVVRAVHCEVAYSLSTESCKHAIRRFISRRGTPVEIFSDNGTNFQGASRELLEELKRIGRDCANTFTGSNTKWTFNPPSAPHMGGVWERMVRSVKEAMTALSDGRRMTDEILVTTLAEAEFLVNARPLTYSGTEDAEFDMITPNHFLLGSSSGQHHPFQTSICVAEELRSSYKRSLALANEFWTRWCKEYLSTLNQRSKWNVDGRSLKVGDLVFVMDDGKGATGVRGIVEEVFSGVDGRIRQAVVRTNGGTFRRPVAKLVVLEVGDKPGNTSCRQHDQGLWAGECSDHRS, encoded by the coding sequence atgtttggcctgatttccaAAAATCCGGACGTGTACATCATGGACGTCGTCATATTCGGAGCTAAGTGCTCACCGTGCAACGCTCACTTCACGAAGCACACTAATGCACGTGAGCATGCTTGTCAGTTTCCAGCCGCCGCAGATGCCATCCTCAAGCGTCATTATGTCGATGACTATTTTGATAGTGCGGACAGCGAAGACGAAGCGATTCAGCGAGCACGGGAAGTAAGGGAAGTCCATTTGCTCGGAGGTTTTGAAATCCGCAACTGGGTGAGTAATTCACCTAAAGTGCTCACAGCGCTGGGAGAGGAAAATAGGTCCACTAAGGCACTTTGCTACGACAAATCGATGGAATCTGAGCGAGTGCTAGGATTGCTTTGGGAGCCCAAGGAAGACGTGTTCATCTTCAGTATGGGGCTGAAAGAAAAGTTGACTCCATACCTTGTGGACGAAGTTCGACCGACCAAACGCATCATTTTGCAGTGCGTCATGAGCTTCTACTACCCAGTAGGATTCCTCTCTCCCTTGCTGGTGCATGGCAAGATCATCATCCAGGAGACCTGGAGAAGCGGGACGGAGTGGGACGAACCGGTGACGGATGAAATCTTCGAAAGGTGGATCAGCTGGACGAGAGTTCTTCCAAACATCGAGACGGTGAAAGTACAACGTTGTTTCTTTGGGGACGAATCCATCAAGAACATATCTTCAGTTCAGCTACACATCTTCTGCGACGCTGGATACGATGCCTACGGTTGCGTCGCATATCTGCGCTATCAAGTAGCGGGAGACATCCGCTGTTCTCTGGTGGGTTCTAAAGCCAAGGTTGCCCCTCTGAAGCTGACTTCGACGCCTCGACTGGAACTGCAAGCTGCGGTAATCGGTGCAAGGCTGATGAATACGCTGTTGGCAACCTTGCCTGTTCCatttcaggagcaatttctgtGGGTAGACTCGACTACGGTGCTCTCTTGGATTCGGTCAGACAACCGGAAGTACAAACCGCACCGGATTGCAGAAATATTACACACGACGGAGATCAATAACTGGAGGTACGTTCCATCCAAGCAGAATGTGGCCGACGATATGACGAAGTGGGGGCCGGGAACTACAATGGAGCCGGAAGGCAGATGGTTTAACGGACCGCCTTTTCTTCATCAACCGATGGATTTGTGGCCGGAGCAACCTCAGATTAAGTCGACGGTGACCGAGGAACTCAGAGCATGTTATTTGTTCCATCATATTGCCATCACGCAGCCCATCATTGACGTGACTCGCATTTCGAAGTGGAAGATTCTTCTGAGAACGGTGGCTGTGGTGTACCGTTTTATTTCGAACTGCAGGCGTAGACTTGCTGGTCTACCAATCGAAGCTTTGAGAACCGCTGAGGATACGAAATCGTCTATGTCAGCCGTGCTGGTGGAAATACAGCAGGACGAGTTAGCGAAAGCGGAATGTTTGCTGTGGCGGATGGCACAGGCCGACGCATTCCCGGACGAAGTGAAGACTCTCAAGAGGAACAGGGAACTTCCATTTGATCAGTGGGTGTGTATCGAAAGGTCGAGCCAGTTATGCAAAACTTCGCCATTTTTGGACGATGATGACGTTATTCCAATGGAAGGCAGGACAGCTCCAGCGGTATTCACCGCGGTTAGTACTCGATTCCCGGTCATACTGCCGAGAAATCACATCATTACAAAGAAGCTACTGGAGGATTTCCACATCAGGTATGCACATGGCTCAAAGGAAATAGTAGTGAACGAAGTGAGGCAAGGGTACTTCATTCCGAAGCTACGGACAGCAGTTGGCAAGGTGATCGGTAACTGCTTGAAGTGTCGACTACGCAAAACCAAACCAATGGTGCCTAGGATGGCCCCACTACCCATTCAGCGGATGCAACCTTTCGAGCGAGCATTCAGTTACGTAGGACTCGACTACTTCGGGCCAATCGATGTTACCGTGGGAAGGCGCAAGGAAAAACGCTACGTTGCACTTTTCACGTGCCTGGTCGTGCGAGCTGTCCACTGTGAAGTGGCGTACAGCCTGAGCACAGAGTCCTGTAAGCACGCAATAAGGCGATTCATCAGTCGGCGCGGGACCCCCGTCGAAATATTTTCGGACAATGGTACGAATTTCCAGGGGGCCAGTCGAGAGTTACTGGAGGAGTTGAAGAGGATTGGCCGGGATTGCGCAAACACTTTCACTGGCTCGAATACGAAATGGACCTTCAACCCACCATCTGCTCCTCACATGGGCGGAGTATGGGAGCGGATGGTGCGGTCCGTCAAGGAAGCGATGACGGCTTTGAGTGATGGACGGAGGATGACCGATGAGATCTTGGTCACGACCTTGGCTGAAGCAGAATTTTTGGTCAACGCACGTCCGTTGACTTACTCGGGAACAGAGGACGCCGAATTTGACATGATTACCCCGAACCATTTCCTGCTCGGATCTTCTTCAGGACAGCATCACCCTTTTCAAACGTCAATATGCGTAGCAGAAGAACTGAGGAGCAGCTACAAGCGGTCCTTGGCGCTGGCGAATGAATTCTGGACGAGATGGTGTAAAGAATATCTGTCAACACTGAATCAGCGAAGCAAGTGGAATGTAGATGGCAGATCGTTGAAGGTGGGCGACTTGGTTTTCGTCATGGATGACGGAAAAGGTGCTACAGGGGTTCGTGGCATAGTTGAGGAAGTTTTCAGTGGCGTTGATGGACGTATTCGACAAGCTGTAGTTAGAACGAACGGAGGAACCTTTAGACGACCGGTTGCGAAATTAGTGGTTCTGGAGGTAGGCGATAAACCTGGAAATACTTCCTGTAGGCAGCATGACCAGGGTTTATGGGCTGGGGAGTGTTCGGACCACCGGAGCTGA